AGAATTTTAACCTCTCTAAGAACCCCGAACAAACTTTCAGTTTACTGCTACTATCATTAATATTTAGCAAAAATAGCAATCAGTGTTTTGTCATACAAATTTCATTATCGAATACTACACTCTCCACGATCCCGCTAACGACTACAAGTAGTAACCATTAAGAGAGACCCGGCCAGGCCAAATATCTGAAGGGTTTCGTCATTTACCATGCACTGAGGTTGAACAATGAGTGTAGATAGTTTACTCAACCTCCCCCTTGAGCAGCTCATCTGTGGTTGTGAACGAGAACGAACTGTCTTCCGTCAAACCAACGAACAACTATCACCGTACTGTATGGCACTGTTTCGCCGCGCTTTTGCCGGTGATCAAGATGCCTGGCAACACATCATTGTCATTTTCGGACGCATGCAGCGTACCTGGATCCAACACATTGTAAAGCTGGGGTCAATAGAGGATCTGGATAATGACGATTTGCAAGGCATCATACACGAAGCATTGTGCGCATTATATCAGGCCGGGCAACGCCATGAGGAACTGACTGCTACCGATAATCCGGCGAAACTCATTAAATACTGGAAAAAATGCGTTCAAACAACGGTGTTAAGAACACTGCGCACGAGGAAGCGCCAACGTTTGTTCGCTCATCTACATGAACATTTACCTGCGCAACCTGGTGATCCAGAATTAAAGATTGCTCTCTGGCAACGTATTCGTGCAATCTTATCCGAGGAAGAACTCCTGATTCTCACTCTGGATATGCAAGGTTACAAACCACAAGATATTGTCAAACAACTACCAGAACAATTTCCTACAGTGCAGCAAGTGTATCAGATCAAACAAAACTACCTTCGTCGTCTGCAACACGATCCCACCATTCGCGAACTTCACAGCTTCTAACATAACGCCTGGATCGGCAATTGACCCATTCATATTGACAACGCATTCCTTGCCATAGCGGTTGGAATGCGTTTTCTCTCTGCCTGCCAAAAACAACGTATTGCGTGCTCTCTTTAGTAGTAGAAGGAATCAGGCAACAAGGAGATCCGATATGCGTCCCCCCGCTGCCGATCAGCGCACACCAGTGCGCGGCAATAGTCCAAATCTATCGCCAGCAGCCCGACTCTATCAGCATTTCCTCCTACTAACCAGAAATGACGAACGTGAAAGCTGGTTGCGCCTGTGTTACGTCAGGCGATCTTCGGTAGCGTTCACTAGCAGTCAACTTGTTGTTAGAAATATGCGAACTATGAAGCAAATTCAACATTGAAAACATATAGCCATGTGATTCGTGACGTGACATCAAGAGGGTTTGGAAACTCCATCACTATCAACAAGAGGAGTTGACTATGGCAGCGTCCTGTATCCGTAGCATGCTGTTAGGCGGATTGTTTATTCTCCTGGTCTCATTCAATGCACCGGTGTTTAGCATGCCGATCCTACACTCTTCACCATTGACCTCAGGTGCTAATCAGGCTGGTGACACCCAAGAATCGGGTGCTATCCCATTACCACGAGGTTGTGGCGGCGTCACACCGCCGGGGGAAGTAGAGACCACCTGCTGCCTGAACGGTATCGTATATGTTGATGGAGAGCCGGTTGCGGGGGCCGAAATTACGATCACCAGCTCACGTGGTACCAGTATTTCCCTGTACACCCGCTACATCAACACTGTTGACAACGTCCCATTTTACGAGATTAGCCTTAGTGACGATCCGCTACAAGTGCAAAGCGGTGAAACAATTACCATCACGGCACGACTTGGCAACCGAGAGCGTAGCCTGACTCATGAGGTGCAACCGGGAAGCCAACAAGTTGACATTGTGTTACCCCGCCGGAGTCCCAATGACTTTGTAGCCCTGCAATCAATACCGCTGCGCAGCATATCTGGCGAATTTGACGGCCTGAGCGGTATTGCAATCAACCCTGAGTATCAGGTATTTGTGGTTGATCAAGAAGCGCATCAGATTCAGGCCTTTGATACTAATGGTAATCCTCTTCAACCACCGTGGGGGCATTACGGGCAAAACCCAGGGCAATTTAACCTACCGCGTCGCGTAGTTGTTGACGCAAGCCGTAATGTCTATATCCTCGACGCCGGCAATCGTCGCATCCAAAAATTTGACCGACAGGGTCGCTATGTGCATTCGTGGATGTTATGTACCCAACTCTCATCGTGTCCGTTCCCGTATGATCTTGCATTGGCGCCCGACGGAACTATTGCCGTTGTCTACAATCAGGGAGTGACCATCTTCAGCACTACCGGTGATTTGCAGCGGCAATGGTCAACCGGTATCCATGGCACAGACATCGACATTGATCGCAATGGAAACGTGTATATTACGACCGGACAATCTGATATATATACATTCACCCCTGGCGGTCAGTTGACGACGACGCTGAACACACCGCTCACCTCTATTCAAAGCATGGCAATTGACCCAAGTGGCAACCTTTGGGTGACCGATCCGATCAATGGTATCGTCCGTCTGTCAACCACCGGCGCAATTGCACAGCAATGGACGATTCCGGGTGAACTCTTTAACGATATGGCCATTGCACCAAACGGTCAGCTTTACCTGACGAGTTACACTAATAAGGTGCTGGTATTTGACCCAACACGCGGTACAACTCGATCATGGGGCAGATCAAGCCGGTATCGTGATGTTATCGGAACGGTGACCGTGCCCAATAATACTTTGTTTATTGCCAATCGTGAACCGGCTGCGGTTACCCGGTTGACATTCCAGCAATCTGTGACATCGACCCAAGTGGCGCTTAATCCGCTCCCAAGACGCATTGTTGATATGACCAAAGCTGCTGATGGTTCGGTCTATATCCTTGATCAATCAAGCTCGACCACTGCCCGCGTCTACAAAATCAATGCGCTCGGCCAACAACTCTTCTCATTTCCAATCAATGATGTCAGTGCAGGCGCAATTGCAGTAGCGCAAAACGGCACTATCTTTATTGCGGAAGATCTCGATAATCAGGTCTTGCAATTCTCTGCCGATGGTCAATACCGTTCAAGCTGGGGCGGGACGGGTAGCAAACCCGGAAGATTCTATTTACCCAGTGATCTGGTAATTGACTCAAATGGATATATCTACGTCGCTGATCGAGGTAATGAGCGTATTCAAAAATTGCGGCTGGACGGGACGGTGGAGAGAACGGTATCAGCTACCTTTGATCCTACTCTCGACAATGTATTGCAGGTATTTAATAACAACATCTATATCTATCGTGAAGACGCGATTCGGGTTCGTGACAGCGACCTTACCAGCCCTCCGTTGTACACTATTGAACTGAATAATCAGGTGAAAGGATGGGACATCGATCAGCATGGGAACATCTATGCCTTCAATCCGGATACGAGACAGATCGAGATATATCGCCCGATGCGGTTTACACAACCAATCGCCACGATCAGTTACCTCAACCTGAGCAGTCTGAGTGCTGATGATACGCTGATAGTGCAGGGTATGGGCCAAGACAGTGATGAAACGAACACCATCCATGCCTGGCGCTGGGAGTCAAACCAGAATGGTCAAATCAGCACCAGCCGAACATTAGCAATACCGGCTGCCAGTTTGAGTAGCGGTACACACACGATTACGTTAAAAGTCCAGGATAATGAAGGCGAGTGGTCTCAACAGACCAGTCTCTCAGTGTATGTTAGTCCACGCATTCAGAACATACCGGCCTGGACGATACTCCTTTACCTCGATGCCGATTATGCTGCCGATGGTCAAGCATTACTGAAATCTTTCAATAACACTATCAGAAATCTTAAACAACTCAGTAATTCGTCTATTCGGATCGCTATCCAGATCGATGGGCCACAAAACAACGATACTCGTCGCATACTTATTCATCCTGGTCAACCACCCAGCGAGAACAGCATATCAGAACAAGCAATGGATGATCCACTTACACTGGCGAACTTCTTACGTTGGGGGCAAGAGACCTTCCCGGCACGGCACTACTACCTGGCTATTGCCAATCATGGGCAGGGCGTCCAGGGCATTGCCTGGGACTCGACGAGTGACGCACGTGATGATGGGAGAAGAAACAACAGTGCGTATCTCACCATCAAAGAACTTGGTCAAGCGCTCAATGCACCCGGCGTCGCACCAATTGACGTGATTCACCTTGATGCCTGCTCGATGGGACTGCTAGAGGTCGCTTTTGAACTGAGGCCGCGAAGTGAAGTGCCACTCCGATCACGCCTGCTCATCGCTTCGCAATACCTGGGCTGGAGCTTCTTCGCGTATGACGAATACGTTGCCGATATTACGGCAACAAGTACACCAGAAATGGTTGCACGCACGGTGGTACAGATCTACGCCGATAAGTCAGTGCAGAAACGAGTACCATTCACTATTACCGCCCTTGATCTCGGTCGCGTGACAACCGTTGCTTCTACCGTTGACCGCCTGGCTGCTGAGTTAGCTGCTTATGCCAATAACAGCAATGAACACTTCAACCAGGTACAGAACATTCGCAATAGCAGCAGCCATCTTAACAGCGATAATGACTACCGCAACGCCCGTTCTGATGCATACGTGGACCTCCTGAGCTGGACCCGAAACGTCAGAGACAGCATTTCAGACCGGGCGATCCAACAACGGGCAGACGAGTTGATCAATGAATTGACCGGTACACAGTCATTTATCTTACCCAACCCTAACGGCCATCGAGTTGGAATCGCAACCTTGCCTGCAAGGTACGGCAGTTACCGTATTGACCTGAGCGATGTGCATGGTATCTCGATATATTACCCTGACTACACCAGACGCAACGCCACCTTCAACAGTTATGTCAATAATTACCTGTTTGAGTTTACCCGTTACACCCGATGGAGTGAACTCTTAACCGCCGGTGTCGTAGCGTTGAATCCGGGAGACCCGGAAGTAGATGAGGGTCTCGCGCCATTAGCACCGCTCAGCGTCGAGTATTATGTGCATGTACCGATGATTGTGCGGTAACACATATCCAGGCCACAACTGCAATTCATTCAGAGGCACGATTGTATCGTGTCTCTGAATGTTTGATCAATTGAAATCTGGTATCAGTTATCAGACATCGTAATACCACCGCTTACACAACGATGCGTATCGTGCCGGTGTCACACTTATACCGAAACACCACCGGACGTGCCACCGCCAAACCGCTGGCAGGTTGTCACCAGCACAGGAGGACCGGTTTAGCGCATCTGCACTCAGGCGAGGCCGTAGGGTGATGATTGGATAGCCTGTCATGCTTGCTCAATGCCGAGAGGTGATATGCAGCACGCAGCAGTCTCAATCTGTCTGCTGAAGATTCAAGAGCGGATAGACCGTATGGGGTAAGGCAATGTCTACCGCATCAGAACGGCCCAACGCAGGCTTCGACCTCCCCTTGCTCGCAGAGCTTCAGGAACGGACAAAAAACGCAATTTCTACTTTATCAGGACGCCCCAATGCAGGCTTCTACCTCCTCTCTCCCACAGCGCTATGCATTACCCATATGTCACGCTGCGTTGGGCCGGACTGCAAGCGCTTCCCGTGGCGCGGGCTTCCAGCCCGCGTGCGGGCATCATCGCCACCGCCGGCAGGGGTTGGCCGTAGCCGCTAGTGCGCAGGCTGGACGTCTGCCCCATGGTCTGATCCAACGGCTACCTCCGCTGCTATCATCCGCTTTCCGTTCGTAACGTACGACCCACGCGACAGCAGGGTGACGCGATAGTGCCCAGGATCGCGCACAATGAGATAGGTTCGACTGATGAGCGAAGCGGTTGACAACCTGGGTATGGGTAAGGCATAGCGCTGCGCGGGAGCGGGGAGCGTAGCGGCTGCGATCACCTCTGAACAACCATCCATGGCACGCGATGCAAGACATTCCCGTCCACCGCATCCCGTGGATGGTCAGGTGAACGGCACAGGCACCGTCCGTAGGGGCGGGTTGAGAACCCGCCCCTA
This genomic window from Chloroflexus aurantiacus J-10-fl contains:
- a CDS encoding clostripain-related cysteine peptidase, which translates into the protein MAASCIRSMLLGGLFILLVSFNAPVFSMPILHSSPLTSGANQAGDTQESGAIPLPRGCGGVTPPGEVETTCCLNGIVYVDGEPVAGAEITITSSRGTSISLYTRYINTVDNVPFYEISLSDDPLQVQSGETITITARLGNRERSLTHEVQPGSQQVDIVLPRRSPNDFVALQSIPLRSISGEFDGLSGIAINPEYQVFVVDQEAHQIQAFDTNGNPLQPPWGHYGQNPGQFNLPRRVVVDASRNVYILDAGNRRIQKFDRQGRYVHSWMLCTQLSSCPFPYDLALAPDGTIAVVYNQGVTIFSTTGDLQRQWSTGIHGTDIDIDRNGNVYITTGQSDIYTFTPGGQLTTTLNTPLTSIQSMAIDPSGNLWVTDPINGIVRLSTTGAIAQQWTIPGELFNDMAIAPNGQLYLTSYTNKVLVFDPTRGTTRSWGRSSRYRDVIGTVTVPNNTLFIANREPAAVTRLTFQQSVTSTQVALNPLPRRIVDMTKAADGSVYILDQSSSTTARVYKINALGQQLFSFPINDVSAGAIAVAQNGTIFIAEDLDNQVLQFSADGQYRSSWGGTGSKPGRFYLPSDLVIDSNGYIYVADRGNERIQKLRLDGTVERTVSATFDPTLDNVLQVFNNNIYIYREDAIRVRDSDLTSPPLYTIELNNQVKGWDIDQHGNIYAFNPDTRQIEIYRPMRFTQPIATISYLNLSSLSADDTLIVQGMGQDSDETNTIHAWRWESNQNGQISTSRTLAIPAASLSSGTHTITLKVQDNEGEWSQQTSLSVYVSPRIQNIPAWTILLYLDADYAADGQALLKSFNNTIRNLKQLSNSSIRIAIQIDGPQNNDTRRILIHPGQPPSENSISEQAMDDPLTLANFLRWGQETFPARHYYLAIANHGQGVQGIAWDSTSDARDDGRRNNSAYLTIKELGQALNAPGVAPIDVIHLDACSMGLLEVAFELRPRSEVPLRSRLLIASQYLGWSFFAYDEYVADITATSTPEMVARTVVQIYADKSVQKRVPFTITALDLGRVTTVASTVDRLAAELAAYANNSNEHFNQVQNIRNSSSHLNSDNDYRNARSDAYVDLLSWTRNVRDSISDRAIQQRADELINELTGTQSFILPNPNGHRVGIATLPARYGSYRIDLSDVHGISIYYPDYTRRNATFNSYVNNYLFEFTRYTRWSELLTAGVVALNPGDPEVDEGLAPLAPLSVEYYVHVPMIVR